One Pantoea eucalypti genomic region harbors:
- a CDS encoding BRCT domain-containing protein: MDRKLSVYNYTRNRDKLLANLVNIIEGMTCDGKVDAKELLYLDTWLLEAEAISENYCVQVIRDKITAILEDGIIEEVELKKFKDDLINIQQNLLDTPDIDFYSTESDKHLLEGLCKGMLSNHELTEDEIRYLRWWLSNNGLLKTNFPGKDLYLLIEKILADGVVTPVEREELKEAMIAFTGCDLATGSVDGLSIRSPLEHVDELKLKGAVICLTGKFLCGSRSSCAAEIESAGGIVIDDITQKLDYLIIGTLSSRDWRYQSYGRKIEKAIEYREKGHSLKIISEEHWRQHSA; the protein is encoded by the coding sequence ATGGACAGAAAACTCAGTGTTTATAACTACACACGCAATAGAGATAAGTTACTGGCAAATCTTGTCAATATTATAGAGGGTATGACATGTGACGGAAAGGTTGATGCAAAAGAATTACTTTACCTTGATACCTGGTTATTAGAAGCAGAGGCCATCAGCGAAAATTATTGCGTACAGGTAATTAGGGATAAAATTACTGCCATTTTAGAAGATGGTATCATCGAAGAAGTTGAATTGAAGAAATTTAAAGACGACTTAATAAATATTCAACAAAATCTTCTCGACACTCCTGATATTGATTTCTATTCAACCGAATCAGATAAACACCTGCTTGAAGGTTTGTGCAAAGGCATGCTGTCGAATCATGAGCTAACGGAAGATGAGATTCGCTATCTTCGTTGGTGGTTATCCAATAATGGTTTGTTAAAGACAAACTTCCCCGGTAAAGACCTTTATCTTCTAATCGAGAAAATTTTAGCTGATGGTGTTGTTACACCTGTTGAAAGAGAAGAACTTAAAGAGGCCATGATAGCTTTTACAGGTTGCGATTTAGCCACTGGATCGGTTGATGGTCTTTCAATTCGTTCACCACTTGAACATGTGGATGAGTTAAAACTCAAGGGCGCTGTGATTTGTCTTACAGGAAAGTTTCTTTGTGGATCGCGTTCCTCATGTGCCGCTGAAATTGAATCGGCAGGCGGAATTGTAATCGATGACATTACTCAAAAATTGGATTACCTGATTATTGGAACTCTAAGCTCAAGAGACTGGCGCTATCAAAGCTATGGACGAAAAATAGAAAAAGCTATTGAGTATCGTGAAAAGGGACACTCCTTGAAGATCATCAGCGAAGAACATTGGCGCCAGCATTCTGCATGA
- a CDS encoding substrate-binding domain-containing protein gives MTRPFKHDSALSALPPVIGIVASQLLNPYQQKMLDEVTRQLNVRGAITVLLSADSEEALTALIRQAKPLATRGLILLPGNRITDTCNLPVLEIDAEPELQADARRAGEVTSELLLAEGHQRFGFMQSQPVESAQKQGYSTALQAAGRVLNAVLTSEADDRDGAYQAMMDYLKKTRAADRIQALFCESDLLAFGAIQAIRDFGQGAHIAVAGFGDSEEARSSTWHLTSWSPDIRQIMGNALDRWLGQHVVSSQVQGQLARRHSHFGKIAPGEMSACGCAFRH, from the coding sequence ATCAACAGAAAATGCTGGACGAGGTAACGCGGCAACTTAATGTTCGCGGTGCTATCACCGTGCTGTTGAGTGCCGATAGCGAAGAAGCTCTGACAGCACTCATCCGGCAGGCGAAACCGCTTGCGACGCGGGGGTTGATACTGCTACCCGGCAACCGCATTACAGATACCTGCAATTTGCCGGTGCTTGAGATTGACGCGGAGCCTGAACTGCAAGCGGATGCGCGGCGGGCAGGGGAAGTAACATCGGAATTACTGCTCGCGGAAGGGCATCAGCGGTTTGGCTTTATGCAAAGCCAGCCTGTTGAAAGCGCGCAAAAGCAGGGCTATAGCACGGCACTACAGGCGGCGGGCAGGGTGCTGAATGCTGTGCTGACTTCAGAGGCAGATGATCGTGATGGCGCGTATCAGGCGATGATGGATTATTTGAAAAAGACCCGTGCCGCCGATCGTATTCAGGCACTCTTCTGTGAAAGCGATCTCCTGGCCTTTGGTGCGATACAGGCAATTCGTGATTTTGGTCAGGGTGCCCACATTGCGGTGGCGGGATTTGGAGACAGTGAGGAAGCCCGGAGCTCTACCTGGCATCTTACCAGCTGGTCACCTGATATCAGGCAAATTATGGGCAACGCGTTAGATCGCTGGTTGGGGCAGCACGTTGTCAGCAGTCAAGTGCAGGGGCAATTAGCGCGTCGCCACTCCCATTTTGGCAAAATTGCGCCAGGAGAAATGTCAGCCTGCGGCTGCGCCTTTCGGCATTAG